One Symphalangus syndactylus isolate Jambi chromosome 10, NHGRI_mSymSyn1-v2.1_pri, whole genome shotgun sequence genomic region harbors:
- the LOC129492281 gene encoding alpha-S2-casein-like produces the protein MKFFIFTCLLAVSLAHHEIEHSSFSSEESASIYQKETANKIDTMQSSSSLSSEESAQVSTENNELTKEERIYLKQMESTSISQEESAEVFPGMKANQFLQKFTVPQYVQAVPLVVYEPVESQSGKHLPIYSHLEERVRFLN, from the exons ATGAAGTTCTTCATCTTTACCTGCCTTTTGGCTGTTTCTCTGGCACATCAT GAGATAGAGCACTCTTCCTTTTCCAGTGAG gaaTCTGCCAGCATCTACCAAAAA GAAACTGCAAATAAAATAGATACGATG CAATCTTCTAGCAGTTTATCTAGTGAG GAATCTGCTCAAGTATCCACTGAA AACAATGAACTGACTAAGGAAGAAAGGATCTACTTAAAGCAGATG GAATCTACCAGCATCTCCCAAGAA gaATCTGCTGAAGTATTCCCTGGG atGAAAGCCAATCAGTTTCTCCAGAAGTTCACTGTCCCCCAATATGTCCAGGCTGTTCCCCTTGTAGTCTATGAACCTGTGGAATCACAATCAGGAAAACACCTACCCATATATTCCCATTTGG aagaaCGTGTAAGATTCTTGAATTAA